TACCGGTTGGGGATTTCGTCCCCAATATTCTTGCCAAAATTGGGGTGTAATTAGCTGTCGGTAATAGTTAAGGGCAGCGTGTAACACGCGGGGTTTTTGCAATGCTTCCTGATAAATCTGAAGGTTTTCAGCGGTAAAAGCTGCTTTGCGAACGGCTTGTTCTCGAAATACTTTATCAACAAAACTTTTTAAATTATGCTGGATGAACCACTCCGGAAGACCTGGCAATTGAAAAGCAAACACGTACCAGCTATGCAATACCTGATCGAGGTTAGTCAGAATTTCTTGTCCAAACCGACGGGGATGAGGAGCATTTAACACTACCAGTCGATTAATTAACTCCGGAAATTTTTGGGCAATGTGCCAAGCAACGATCCCACCCCAATCATGGCCGACGATATGAGCTTTCAGGTAGCCAAAACTCTCGATTAAACCTTTGATATCTGCGCTTAAGGTATTGAGGTCATAGCCTTCATTAGGCTTATCGGAATCGTTATAACCTCGCAAATCCGGCACGACCACTTTAAAATAACGTGCCAAGGCAGGAATTTGATAGCGCCAAGAGTACCAAAACTCCGGAAACCCATGCAGTAAAATCACCAAGTCTCCTTCCCCTTGAGCTACGCAGTGCAAGCGAATGTTATTCGTTTCAATATAATGATGTTCCCATTGCGGGTCTGGGGAAGTCATAATTACAGATTCTACTGAGGGATGAGAACGTTTAGATAAATTTGCCCGACCTTACAGGCTTGCAAGAGCATTTTTCCATGTTAAGATTTTTGCAGAAAAAAATTAAAGTCTGGGATTGTCGCTCTAATGCGATCCTAACTGATATATGTCATCAAAATAATACAAACCAGTTTTTAAAGATTAAGGTAGCCTGGGAACTGGTCAGATCGCTATTAGGCGATGAATGCGTTCCGGCTACCCAATTGGACTTTGACTAAAGACGAAAAGAAATAATAGTTGTTCAGGCAACTCGTTTACCTAGATGTCTGCTTTGGTTCTGACACTGCCCGTGCATAAATGAAATGGGATTGATTCTCGGTTCGACGAATGCTCTTGCATAGACTTATTAGTAAATCCAGACAGAGGAGCTTCTCTTCCAAAGCGTTAATTCCTTGATGGGCTAGCGTATTTAGTAAGCTAGCGCCATCGGTCGGTTAACGTCTGCGTGCAACTTTTAACCTCCTTTAGCACCCACTAAGTAAGCTTCGCAAGGCTCTATTTGCTCCTTGACTAGATTAGCTAGTTCTTGTAGCTGAGAAATCGCTTCTGCTCCCTCTAGCTTCATTAATTCTCGATCGTCTCGCATTTCAGTCCAAGTTATACCGTAGTCTGAGACCAAAAATCTAATCAGGTGATTTTCTCCCAAACTAACCATAAAAGAGGCGCTAGTCATTTGGCCACCGCAGGTATAGCAAGAAGCTAGATATCCTCGACGTTCTAGCACGGTTGCCAGCGCTTGAAGATTCATCACTAGGTCTTGAACGAATTGGCGGTGCTGTTCCGCAAGTCTGATAAACACGTTTATCCTCCAACCACCACACCTAATTGTAAACTTGTTTTATATTTCCTTAAGAATCGACCCATCAGATATTTACTTAAAAGGTTCACGATATTTTTCACCTGAACTACTATTACTTGGTTCCAGATTAACTGACTCTCAAGGAGAGCAAGGTATCCGGATTGACATTAGTATTAATACGATTGCATCTTAGACTGACGATCGAGCAATTCAGTTCTTTCGATAGAAAGAGATTAAGAGGCAAAAAGGGAGAAAAATTTATTTTGTCAAACTTTATGCCTCTGTACGCTTGAATTGTCCAATTTATGCCTAGATTTTAGTTAATTTGCCACCAACCTGCGAGCGGGCCAATAATCCTAACCGTTACCCAGGCAACAACCAATAAGCCAATACCAATCCAGGCTCCACGGTTAGACCATTTCACGAATTGTTCTGCCTGACTTTTGGTAAATGGGAACCAGGGAGCGAGTTTCGGCTCTTGACCGTATTTTTCTCCAAGTGTGGCTTTTCGCCTTTTTGCATCACCCATGACAAATGAGAATTTAGTAGTGAAACTTAACTTTGGCTCGATGATAACCTTACTCTGGTGTCGTTTATCAAATTCTTGACAAAATTAAAACACCAGGATTATTCATGATGATTTAACAAATTAGGGTCTAAATAGTTAATCCGGGCAAATGGCCCTAAGGCTGAAAGTACCTGTTTACCGTAGGTACGATGAAGGACGCGGTTATCGAGTAGAGCAACGACACCTTGAGTTTCTCGCACGGGAGCGATCGCTCTTTGTAAAGCAGAAAGAGCTTCTGGTAGGAGATACAAGCGGAACCAATCTTGCCGTTGTTGCTTGTAATAGGCTACTCGACCAGCTACCAAAGGATTTTCTAAAGAAGGGATCGGCAAAGTAGCGATCGCTAATAATCGAGGCGCTGGTAACACATCTTGATACTGACGCCAGAACTCCCAGCCAGTAACCAAAATCCCGTTATCGTCCAAACAAGTTTTTTCTACCTGGACTCGCGAACCGAACTCAGATGCTAAAACCGCCGCGATCTGAGCTTTCAGAGGCGTATCGCTTACCAACAAAACCGTTAGTCCCTCAACCGTCGTGCTAATTACCAGCAACCTGCGAATTTCCAACAGTAAAGCACTTTGAAATTGTGGGGTATTGGGCATCGGCAACCCATCTGGCAGGTATAAATGGATTAGTTCGCTTTGGCGATCGGGGGAAAACTTCAGACACGTTAAATCTCCCAAACCCAACCGTTGCCGATAAATCGGAGCCTCCGCCTCTAACTCCACAGCCCCACCGATTAAAACTACTGGTTGTTGCTGCCACACCTTCGCAAGAGGAGCAGCGACATCTTGTGGCCCGCAATACAACGTAAACAAACCCTGCGGTCGGGCCACTTCAGCCCACATTAACTTTTCATCAGTTTGAAATTGCTGCCAAAAAACTTGCCAAACTTCTGGAATCGGGAAAGGGGAATCATCCCGACCCTCAACTTCCGAATTCTGATGCCTCAAACCCAAACTTTCAAACAAACTCTTTAAAATCTCTCGTTCTCGTGTTTCCAACAAATAGCACTCATAGGGATTTGCCGGATGGTGAAATACTGCTTTGGTCAGTTGTACCCTGGCATTGCGGATTGCTTTTACTGCCGAAGGGATTGCCAGCATTAATTCTTCCCAATCTTTGGGTTGAATAGCTGCCCTTAGTTGGTGGAAAGTCCAAGTTTCCAAGTCGTCTATTCCATCCAGAATCGTGGGAATGCCACTACCAAAAAGGGTCTGACTAGTTAATCGGTCTGCCAACCAAGCTTGTGGAGAAGTAAGCAAAAGCCCTTGGAAATCGCGATCGGGCAAACCATCCCCGATGCGAATTGCCTTATGAGTAGGAACCCACCCCAACAACTGGGGAATTTCCACTTTCAGCAAGCGATGCTGTATCGGTTCCGTTGCTACTAAAATAACTGGCCCAGGCCATAGCAAAGCAGGTGCCAAGTAACTCAGGCGATACCGCACGTTGACACCTGCGGGAACTCCCACCTGAATTAAGGCGCTACGCCCCAGCCGCAAAGCTCTCGCCACCAACCTTGCCATCGTTAAATGGTGGGGCCAGTAAGCCGTAC
This DNA window, taken from Leptolyngbyaceae cyanobacterium, encodes the following:
- a CDS encoding DUF1815 family protein, with the translated sequence MFIRLAEQHRQFVQDLVMNLQALATVLERRGYLASCYTCGGQMTSASFMVSLGENHLIRFLVSDYGITWTEMRDDRELMKLEGAEAISQLQELANLVKEQIEPCEAYLVGAKGG
- a CDS encoding alpha/beta hydrolase, whose amino-acid sequence is MTSPDPQWEHHYIETNNIRLHCVAQGEGDLVILLHGFPEFWYSWRYQIPALARYFKVVVPDLRGYNDSDKPNEGYDLNTLSADIKGLIESFGYLKAHIVGHDWGGIVAWHIAQKFPELINRLVVLNAPHPRRFGQEILTNLDQVLHSWYVFAFQLPGLPEWFIQHNLKSFVDKVFREQAVRKAAFTAENLQIYQEALQKPRVLHAALNYYRQLITPQFWQEYWGRNPQPVTVPTLVLWGEDDSFLSKKMVNGLEQLIAAPFQLKTIPDCGHWIQQEAPQIVNRELLNFLLKKKL
- a CDS encoding DUF2839 domain-containing protein — encoded protein: MGDAKRRKATLGEKYGQEPKLAPWFPFTKSQAEQFVKWSNRGAWIGIGLLVVAWVTVRIIGPLAGWWQIN
- a CDS encoding helicase C-terminal domain-containing protein, with the protein product MQPNRELVIEAEVHNSLRAFLRSSGTAYWPHHLTMARLVARALRLGRSALIQVGVPAGVNVRYRLSYLAPALLWPGPVILVATEPIQHRLLKVEIPQLLGWVPTHKAIRIGDGLPDRDFQGLLLTSPQAWLADRLTSQTLFGSGIPTILDGIDDLETWTFHQLRAAIQPKDWEELMLAIPSAVKAIRNARVQLTKAVFHHPANPYECYLLETREREILKSLFESLGLRHQNSEVEGRDDSPFPIPEVWQVFWQQFQTDEKLMWAEVARPQGLFTLYCGPQDVAAPLAKVWQQQPVVLIGGAVELEAEAPIYRQRLGLGDLTCLKFSPDRQSELIHLYLPDGLPMPNTPQFQSALLLEIRRLLVISTTVEGLTVLLVSDTPLKAQIAAVLASEFGSRVQVEKTCLDDNGILVTGWEFWRQYQDVLPAPRLLAIATLPIPSLENPLVAGRVAYYKQQRQDWFRLYLLPEALSALQRAIAPVRETQGVVALLDNRVLHRTYGKQVLSALGPFARINYLDPNLLNHHE